In Promicromonospora sukumoe, the following proteins share a genomic window:
- a CDS encoding glycosyltransferase family 2 protein, with protein MGAEVAAVVVTYNSAQHVDALLDSLPAAFGDVPYTTVVVDNGSTDDTLALLRRRGDCTVVESVNDGYGAGMNRAVRHSPEAAEILVLNPDVELDAESVPRMLSVLRRPGVGIVAPRTREADGSLSPTLRREPTLARAGGLSFTGLPLLAERIEDPRAYVTEHPVDWAVGAIWLVDRECFDALGGFDETYFLYSEETDFALRARDRGWLSVYAPDAGGMHVGGGSGTSHATHTMQMLNRVRLIRRRRGTPAAWTYYGVTLLVELRRALLGHRASWPTLRALVRPSLRPAALGASDAVLPR; from the coding sequence ATGGGGGCCGAGGTGGCGGCGGTCGTCGTGACCTACAACAGCGCCCAGCACGTCGACGCCCTCCTGGACAGCCTGCCCGCGGCCTTCGGCGACGTGCCGTACACGACCGTGGTGGTGGACAACGGGTCCACGGACGACACGCTGGCGCTGCTGCGCCGGCGCGGCGACTGCACCGTCGTGGAGAGCGTGAACGACGGCTACGGCGCGGGGATGAACCGGGCGGTGCGGCACTCCCCGGAGGCCGCGGAGATCCTGGTGCTCAACCCGGACGTGGAGCTCGACGCCGAGTCGGTGCCGCGGATGCTGTCGGTGCTGCGCCGGCCGGGGGTCGGCATCGTGGCGCCGCGCACCCGCGAGGCCGACGGGAGCCTGTCCCCGACGCTGCGCCGGGAGCCGACCCTGGCCCGGGCCGGCGGCCTGAGCTTCACGGGCCTGCCGCTGCTCGCGGAGCGGATCGAGGACCCGCGCGCCTACGTCACGGAGCACCCGGTGGACTGGGCCGTCGGCGCCATCTGGCTCGTGGACCGGGAGTGCTTCGACGCGCTCGGCGGGTTCGACGAGACGTACTTCCTCTACTCCGAGGAGACGGACTTCGCGCTGCGCGCCCGGGACCGCGGCTGGCTGTCGGTGTACGCGCCGGACGCCGGCGGCATGCACGTGGGCGGCGGGTCGGGCACCAGCCACGCGACGCACACCATGCAGATGCTCAACCGCGTGCGCCTGATCCGGCGCCGCCGCGGCACCCCGGCGGCCTGGACGTACTACGGCGTGACCCTGCTCGTGGAGCTCCGGCGGGCCCTCCTGGGGCACCGCGCGTCGTGGCCCACCCTGCGGGCGCTGGTCCGGCCCTCCCTGCGGCCGGCGGCGCTCGGCGCGAGCGACGCGGTGCTGCCCCGATGA
- a CDS encoding glycosyltransferase, with product MRVVVYVHHMEIGGSQLGALELARETMARGHDVLVLAPPGGALWEVADRFGLDTETLPTHLTWPSPRNMARVVSAVRRTRADVVHAHEWGPAIDVALGTHLLLGTPAVVTTMSMYVSGYIPRHLPLVVGTRDLAEDAEGRGYRQVELLEPPVDTVANAPGVAGGPVARARWGFGPDDVVVSVVCRLTDDLDKTAGVLEAMDVVEQAGPASPVRLLVVGDGPRSDAVVARAEKVNAELGRPAVVVAGALDDPRPAYDAADVVIGMGSSVLKGMAFGKPVVVQGERGYWRALDEQSLAVFLGQGWFGAGGAGAAALAAALSPLVRDAGLRAERGAFGHRVVTERYSLVASAERMEQVYRAAAATGRRSPRDLARLGARVAWDVVRGRLRERPARD from the coding sequence ATGAGAGTCGTCGTGTACGTGCACCACATGGAGATCGGCGGCAGCCAGCTCGGCGCGCTCGAGCTCGCCCGCGAGACCATGGCCCGCGGCCACGACGTGCTGGTGCTCGCCCCGCCCGGCGGGGCCCTGTGGGAGGTGGCCGACCGGTTCGGGCTCGACACCGAGACCCTGCCGACCCACCTGACCTGGCCGTCGCCCCGGAACATGGCGCGGGTGGTGTCGGCCGTGCGCCGCACCCGCGCCGACGTCGTGCACGCCCACGAGTGGGGCCCCGCGATCGACGTCGCGCTCGGCACGCACCTCCTGCTCGGCACCCCGGCCGTGGTGACGACCATGTCGATGTACGTCTCCGGCTACATCCCGCGGCACCTGCCGCTCGTCGTCGGCACCCGCGACCTCGCCGAGGACGCGGAGGGCCGGGGCTACCGGCAGGTCGAGCTCCTGGAGCCGCCCGTGGACACCGTCGCCAACGCGCCGGGCGTCGCGGGCGGCCCGGTGGCGCGCGCCCGCTGGGGCTTCGGGCCCGACGACGTCGTGGTCTCCGTGGTCTGCCGCCTCACCGACGACCTCGACAAGACGGCGGGCGTCCTGGAGGCGATGGACGTCGTCGAGCAGGCCGGCCCGGCCAGCCCGGTCCGCCTGCTCGTCGTGGGCGACGGCCCCCGGTCCGACGCCGTCGTGGCGCGGGCCGAGAAGGTCAACGCCGAGCTCGGGCGGCCCGCGGTCGTCGTGGCGGGAGCCCTGGACGACCCGCGGCCCGCCTACGACGCGGCCGACGTCGTCATCGGCATGGGCAGCTCCGTGCTCAAGGGGATGGCGTTCGGGAAGCCCGTCGTCGTCCAGGGCGAGCGCGGGTACTGGCGCGCGCTCGACGAGCAGAGCCTGGCCGTGTTCCTCGGCCAGGGCTGGTTCGGGGCCGGGGGCGCCGGGGCAGCGGCGCTGGCCGCCGCGCTGAGCCCGCTGGTCCGCGACGCCGGCCTGCGGGCGGAGCGCGGCGCGTTCGGCCACCGGGTCGTGACCGAGCGCTACTCGCTCGTGGCGTCGGCCGAGCGGATGGAGCAGGTCTACCGGGCCGCCGCGGCGACCGGACGCCGCTCCCCGCGCGACCTGGCCCGGCTCGGCGCCCGCGTCGCGTGGGACGTCGTCCGCGGCCGCCTGCGGGAGAGGCCGGCCCGTGACTGA
- a CDS encoding O-antigen ligase family protein: MTQARPVAVQRHAAPARPLLRRGAVRFDVVTWLSIYLLLLFAIPSKLVIGPLGSAGAPSMVVGLASLLLWVLMGVGAARPTLSGPRLIRVSLSVFLFSVGVTYVLAMSRPVVSNEVSPADVAILALLAWSGVLLLAHDGITSAARRDQLVWRLALAGGALAVLGLAQFAFGELFVDRLTLPGLTLTSPYELGQRNGLFRPQGTATHPIEYGVLVTMLLPLTLHVGFEHTERRAVVRWAPAAAALVLVPATGSRSAYVGAAVALIVMLVGWRGARRRVMLGVTAVGAVAGIVVAPNMLSSILGLFTGASEDPSVTSRTGSFELAGEFIARDPLFGRGLGTFLPTYRIFDNQYLLLLVTVGLVGTVLFLGICVATVRVLVRVRKRSADTDARTYDLALALMAAVLVGFVSLFFFDAFAFPMTMGALFLLVGVAGSLRTRA, encoded by the coding sequence GTGACCCAGGCCCGGCCCGTCGCCGTCCAGCGGCACGCCGCCCCGGCGCGGCCGCTGCTGCGGCGGGGGGCGGTGCGGTTCGACGTCGTCACCTGGCTCTCGATCTACCTGCTCCTCCTGTTCGCCATCCCCTCCAAGCTGGTGATCGGGCCGCTCGGCAGCGCGGGCGCACCCTCGATGGTGGTGGGCCTCGCGAGCCTGCTGCTGTGGGTGCTCATGGGCGTCGGGGCGGCGCGGCCCACGCTGAGCGGGCCGCGGCTGATCCGCGTCTCGCTCTCCGTGTTCCTGTTCAGCGTCGGCGTCACCTACGTCCTGGCGATGTCGCGGCCCGTCGTGTCGAACGAGGTGAGCCCCGCCGACGTCGCGATCCTGGCGCTGCTCGCCTGGTCCGGGGTGCTCCTGCTGGCGCACGACGGCATCACGTCGGCCGCCCGGCGCGACCAGCTCGTCTGGCGGCTGGCCCTCGCCGGCGGCGCGCTGGCCGTGCTCGGGCTGGCGCAGTTCGCCTTCGGCGAGCTCTTCGTGGACCGGCTGACCCTGCCGGGGCTGACCCTCACGTCGCCGTACGAGCTGGGCCAGCGCAACGGCCTGTTCCGCCCGCAGGGCACCGCGACCCACCCGATCGAGTACGGCGTGCTCGTCACGATGCTGCTGCCGCTGACGCTGCACGTCGGCTTCGAGCACACCGAGCGCAGGGCGGTGGTCCGCTGGGCGCCCGCCGCGGCGGCGCTCGTCCTGGTCCCCGCGACGGGTTCGCGGTCCGCCTACGTGGGCGCCGCCGTCGCCCTGATCGTCATGCTGGTCGGCTGGAGGGGCGCGCGGCGCCGGGTCATGCTCGGCGTCACCGCCGTCGGGGCCGTGGCGGGCATCGTGGTCGCGCCCAACATGCTGTCCTCGATCCTCGGCCTGTTCACCGGCGCCTCGGAGGACCCGAGCGTCACCTCCCGGACCGGCTCCTTCGAGCTGGCGGGCGAGTTCATCGCGCGCGACCCCCTGTTCGGGCGCGGGCTGGGCACGTTCCTGCCCACCTACCGGATCTTCGACAACCAGTACCTCCTGCTGCTGGTGACCGTCGGCCTGGTGGGCACGGTGCTGTTCCTCGGCATCTGCGTGGCGACCGTCCGGGTGCTCGTGCGGGTGCGCAAGCGCAGCGCGGACACCGACGCCCGCACCTACGACCTGGCCCTGGCCCTCATGGCAGCGGTGCTCGTCGGGTTCGTCAGCCTGTTCTTCTTCGACGCCTTCGCGTTCCCGATGACGATGGGCGCGCTCTTTCTCCTGGTCGGTGTCGCGGGCTCGCTGCGCACCCGGGCATAG
- a CDS encoding NeuD/PglB/VioB family sugar acetyltransferase: MAASWGGPLLLVGASGLAREVLPVVAEAGHDVLGVLDDRFAELSITVGGAPVLGPVTSAAEHPGARLLLCVGPSLTRAAVHGRLTNGSTYARVVDPSVRNPAGSPVGEGSILLAGVTITADAVLGAHVVAMPRVTVTHDCVVGDFATLAAGVSLGGGVRVGRAAYVGMNASVYPGVRIGAGAVVGMGAVVLTDVPDGETWAGVPARRITSRAVGAAR; the protein is encoded by the coding sequence GTGGCAGCGAGCTGGGGCGGGCCGCTGCTGCTGGTCGGGGCGAGCGGCCTCGCCCGAGAGGTGCTCCCGGTCGTGGCCGAGGCCGGGCACGACGTGCTCGGCGTGCTCGACGACCGGTTCGCGGAGCTGTCGATCACGGTCGGCGGCGCGCCGGTGCTCGGGCCGGTGACCTCGGCCGCCGAGCACCCCGGCGCCCGGCTGCTGCTGTGCGTCGGCCCGAGCCTGACCCGGGCCGCCGTGCACGGCCGGCTGACGAACGGGTCGACGTACGCGCGCGTCGTCGACCCGTCGGTGCGCAACCCCGCCGGGTCCCCGGTCGGGGAGGGCTCGATCCTGCTGGCCGGCGTGACGATCACCGCGGACGCCGTGCTCGGCGCGCACGTCGTCGCGATGCCGCGGGTGACGGTCACGCACGACTGCGTGGTCGGGGACTTCGCGACGCTGGCGGCCGGGGTCTCCCTGGGCGGCGGCGTGCGCGTGGGCCGCGCGGCCTACGTCGGCATGAACGCGTCGGTGTACCCCGGGGTCCGGATCGGTGCCGGCGCCGTCGTCGGCATGGGCGCCGTGGTGCTCACCGACGTGCCCGACGGCGAGACCTGGGCCGGCGTCCCGGCCCGGCGGATCACGTCCCGCGCCGTGGGGGCGGCCCGATGA
- a CDS encoding oligosaccharide flippase family protein: MTDEGTLSGKVGRALRWSTTGTVVVRLGNLGLGIVIARIVSPEEFGLYAIALTVQSVVMALADLGLSADLVRSPDFQRRTGPVAILGLVTGGTLTVITALSAPALASAMGGPGAAGPIAILAATFLLAGIGVVPFATLQRNLDQRGLFRSTALDFGVGAVVTLAFAAFGYGLVGLAVGRVAGQACGVAMQFWLTRTRLRLSWDRTVARSVLAFGLPVAAANLLSWVLLSVDRVVLGNTAGAVALGFYVLAANISTWPMTLVGQALRSVTLPAFSQVRERARAALVPLLGPVWWAVAAAAAMLAALAHPVVVLVYGSRWEPAAQILVPLAVVGAVRVIADVLAGYLYALGRSRGVLVVQIVWLAALVPATVVGARTGGSIGVAVAQAAVAVGVLVPAYLVLLRRSRDEVGALAWALTVPAVAAVASVAAGMLAADRVENALLGGLLAGGVTLVLYAASTLAWVRPRWRAARTALDGPAEPDAGTDAEPEATDQTPDLLPDAVPAARPRGTTS; encoded by the coding sequence GTGACTGACGAAGGCACCCTGAGCGGCAAGGTCGGGCGCGCCCTGCGCTGGAGCACCACCGGCACCGTCGTGGTGCGGCTGGGGAACCTCGGCCTGGGCATCGTCATCGCGCGCATCGTGTCGCCGGAGGAGTTCGGCCTGTACGCGATCGCCCTGACGGTGCAGAGCGTCGTCATGGCCCTGGCCGACCTCGGCCTGAGCGCCGACCTGGTCCGCAGCCCCGACTTCCAGCGGCGCACCGGCCCGGTCGCGATCCTCGGCCTGGTCACCGGCGGCACCCTGACCGTCATCACGGCGCTGTCCGCGCCCGCGCTCGCCTCCGCGATGGGCGGCCCCGGCGCGGCCGGGCCCATCGCGATCCTGGCCGCGACGTTCCTGCTGGCCGGCATCGGCGTGGTGCCGTTCGCCACGCTCCAGCGCAACCTCGACCAGCGCGGGCTGTTCCGCTCCACCGCGCTCGACTTCGGCGTCGGCGCCGTCGTGACCCTCGCCTTCGCCGCGTTCGGCTACGGCCTGGTGGGGCTCGCCGTGGGCCGGGTCGCCGGCCAGGCGTGCGGCGTCGCGATGCAGTTCTGGCTCACCCGGACCCGGCTGCGGCTCTCGTGGGACCGCACGGTCGCCCGGTCCGTGCTCGCGTTCGGCCTGCCCGTCGCGGCCGCGAACCTGCTGTCCTGGGTGCTCCTGTCGGTCGACCGCGTGGTGCTCGGCAACACGGCCGGCGCCGTCGCCCTCGGCTTCTACGTGCTCGCCGCGAACATCTCGACGTGGCCGATGACGCTCGTGGGCCAGGCCCTGCGCTCGGTCACGCTGCCCGCCTTCTCACAGGTGCGCGAACGCGCCCGGGCCGCGCTCGTGCCGCTGCTCGGCCCCGTCTGGTGGGCCGTCGCCGCGGCGGCCGCCATGCTCGCCGCACTGGCCCACCCGGTCGTCGTGCTCGTCTACGGCTCCCGGTGGGAGCCGGCCGCGCAGATCCTGGTGCCGCTGGCCGTCGTCGGCGCCGTGCGCGTGATCGCCGACGTGCTGGCCGGATACCTCTACGCGCTCGGCCGCTCGCGCGGCGTGCTCGTGGTGCAGATCGTCTGGCTCGCCGCCCTGGTCCCCGCCACCGTGGTGGGCGCCCGGACGGGTGGCAGCATCGGCGTCGCCGTGGCGCAGGCGGCCGTCGCCGTCGGCGTGCTGGTGCCCGCCTACCTGGTGCTGCTGCGCCGCTCGCGCGACGAGGTCGGGGCCCTGGCCTGGGCGCTCACCGTGCCGGCGGTCGCCGCCGTGGCCTCCGTCGCCGCGGGGATGCTCGCGGCCGACCGGGTCGAGAACGCGCTGCTCGGCGGGCTCCTCGCCGGCGGCGTCACGCTCGTGCTCTACGCGGCCAGCACCCTCGCCTGGGTGCGGCCGCGCTGGCGCGCCGCCCGCACGGCGCTCGACGGTCCGGCCGAGCCGGACGCCGGGACCGACGCCGAGCCCGAAGCCACCGACCAGACCCCGGACCTTCTGCCGGACGCCGTCCCGGCTGCCCGACCGAGAGGAACGACCTCATGA
- a CDS encoding DegT/DnrJ/EryC1/StrS family aminotransferase gives MTETTTATPAVAPTAVPAPAPATIPVAPPHSPVPFLDLGVQTAEVEADVRERWDAILRTSGFVLGPDVERFEREFAVYSGVRHAIGVGNGTDALEIGLRAAGIGPGDEVIVPANTFFATAEAVLRCGALLVPADVDDDFLIDPEDVAGRMSARTRAVVGVHLYGQMAPVARLREVVGPDVLVVEDAAQSQGASRDGARSGGAGDVAATSFYPGKNLGAFGDGGAVMTPSDDVAERARRLRNHGGINRYEHLEVGANSRLDSLQAAVLSAKLTRLDAWNQQRSEAATRYGALIAEAFADVPELVAPRELPGATHVWHLYVVRTPDRPAVSAALSAAGIGHGIHYPAPVHLLPATEHLGFRPGTAPRAEAHADQILSLPMFPGITADQQEHVVRTLHDAVTRRVPR, from the coding sequence ATGACCGAGACCACCACCGCGACCCCCGCCGTCGCCCCCACCGCGGTCCCCGCCCCGGCTCCCGCGACGATCCCCGTCGCGCCCCCGCACTCCCCCGTGCCGTTCCTGGACCTGGGCGTCCAGACCGCCGAGGTGGAGGCCGACGTCCGCGAGCGCTGGGACGCGATCCTGCGCACCTCCGGCTTCGTGCTGGGGCCCGACGTCGAGCGGTTCGAGCGCGAGTTCGCCGTCTACAGCGGGGTGCGCCACGCGATCGGCGTCGGCAACGGCACGGACGCCCTGGAGATCGGCCTGCGCGCGGCCGGCATCGGCCCCGGCGACGAGGTGATCGTCCCGGCCAACACGTTCTTCGCGACGGCGGAGGCGGTGCTGCGCTGCGGCGCCCTGCTGGTGCCCGCCGACGTGGACGACGACTTCCTGATCGACCCCGAGGACGTCGCCGGCCGGATGTCGGCGCGCACCCGCGCCGTCGTCGGCGTGCACCTGTACGGGCAGATGGCGCCGGTGGCGCGGCTCCGCGAGGTCGTCGGCCCCGACGTCCTCGTGGTCGAGGACGCCGCCCAGTCGCAGGGCGCGAGCCGCGACGGCGCCCGCTCGGGCGGGGCGGGCGACGTGGCCGCCACGAGCTTCTACCCGGGCAAGAACCTGGGCGCGTTCGGCGACGGCGGCGCGGTCATGACGCCGTCGGACGACGTGGCCGAGCGGGCGCGCCGCCTGCGCAACCACGGCGGCATCAACCGGTACGAGCACCTGGAGGTGGGCGCCAACTCGCGCCTGGACTCCCTGCAGGCCGCCGTCCTGTCCGCGAAGCTGACCCGGCTGGACGCCTGGAACCAGCAGCGGTCGGAGGCCGCGACCCGGTACGGGGCGCTCATCGCCGAGGCGTTCGCGGACGTGCCGGAGCTCGTCGCGCCGCGCGAGCTGCCGGGCGCCACGCACGTGTGGCACCTGTACGTGGTCCGGACGCCGGACCGGCCCGCGGTGTCCGCGGCGCTGTCGGCCGCCGGGATCGGGCACGGCATCCACTACCCGGCCCCCGTGCACCTGCTGCCCGCGACCGAGCACCTGGGCTTCCGCCCCGGCACCGCGCCACGCGCCGAGGCGCACGCCGACCAGATCCTCTCGCTGCCGATGTTCCCGGGGATCACCGCCGACCAGCAGGAGCACGTGGTGCGCACGCTGCACGACGCCGTCACCAGGCGGGTGCCGCGATGA
- a CDS encoding glycosyltransferase → MSGPVASVVVPAHDEERTIGRLLDALCATPGLLEVVVACNGCTDGTAAVAARYPVTVLDLPEPSKARALRAADDVAVTFPRVYLDADVEISADGVARLAAAVGPGDAAVAAPSRTLPRTGVTPLARWYYDVWEALPTVRSGLFGRGVLAVSRDAAARVAALPPVMADDLVLSEAFAPAERVVVPDVAVVVHPARTLGDLVRRRARVTTGNVQADRAGLRGAEARTSLGDLWRVVRERPALAPKVPVFAGVVLAGRLRSRAAVRAGDFTTWERDASSRA, encoded by the coding sequence ATGAGCGGGCCCGTCGCGTCCGTCGTCGTGCCCGCGCACGACGAGGAGCGCACGATCGGCCGCCTGCTCGACGCGCTGTGCGCCACCCCCGGGCTGCTGGAGGTCGTGGTCGCGTGCAACGGGTGCACGGACGGGACGGCGGCCGTGGCCGCGCGGTACCCCGTGACGGTCCTGGACCTGCCCGAGCCGTCCAAGGCCCGCGCGCTGCGCGCCGCAGACGACGTGGCCGTGACGTTCCCCCGCGTGTACCTGGACGCCGACGTCGAGATCTCCGCCGACGGCGTGGCCCGGCTCGCGGCCGCCGTCGGGCCAGGGGATGCCGCCGTGGCGGCGCCGTCGCGCACCCTGCCCCGTACCGGGGTGACGCCGCTCGCCCGCTGGTACTACGACGTGTGGGAGGCGCTGCCGACCGTGCGGTCCGGGCTGTTCGGGCGCGGGGTGCTGGCCGTGTCGCGGGACGCCGCCGCGCGGGTCGCCGCCCTGCCGCCGGTGATGGCGGACGACCTCGTGCTCTCGGAGGCGTTCGCCCCCGCCGAGCGCGTCGTCGTGCCGGACGTCGCCGTCGTCGTGCACCCCGCCCGCACCCTGGGCGACCTCGTCCGGCGCCGGGCGCGCGTGACGACCGGCAACGTCCAGGCCGACCGCGCGGGCCTGCGCGGGGCGGAGGCGCGGACGTCGCTCGGCGACCTCTGGCGGGTCGTCCGGGAGCGCCCGGCGCTGGCGCCCAAGGTGCCGGTGTTCGCCGGCGTCGTGCTCGCGGGGCGGCTGCGCTCGCGCGCCGCGGTGCGCGCGGGCGACTTCACGACCTGGGAACGCGACGCCAGCTCGCGGGCGTGA
- a CDS encoding rhamnosyltransferase WsaF family glycosyltransferase, translating into MNRLTKATAKLRRLRRVGARGLAQRAAARAYRTTDAASLGFQLDAADIAEDVPDALPTPEPVLGDRPLTVGWVTSPPAAGSGGHTTLFRMVEGLEARGHKCVVFLYDRHGLDVAQRTAELRAGWPGVRAEVRDARAGITGMDAVVASSWESAHVIVANAARPVHRLYFIQDYEPYFYPRGSEYELAAMTYRFPFRRIALGDMVAGCLTSELGQGSDVVPFGCDTDTYHLPEVEKPRSGVVLYAKPDVGRRGYLLARLALERFHRAHPEQEIHVYGSRPADLTIPVTYHGRLTPAELNDLYGRVVAGLAMSFTNISLVAEEMLAAGVVPVVNDSPLARADLPNPYVGWAEPTAAGIAAQLAAAVERPDGAAYAAKAAASVLGRSWAPAQESVARIVEDEVRGAAHG; encoded by the coding sequence ATGAACCGGCTGACCAAGGCCACCGCGAAGCTCCGGCGCCTGCGCCGCGTGGGCGCGCGCGGGCTGGCGCAGCGCGCCGCCGCCCGCGCCTACCGGACGACGGACGCCGCCTCGCTCGGCTTCCAGCTCGACGCCGCCGACATCGCCGAGGACGTGCCCGATGCGCTGCCGACGCCGGAGCCTGTGCTCGGCGACCGGCCGCTGACCGTGGGCTGGGTGACGTCGCCGCCCGCCGCGGGCTCCGGCGGCCACACCACCCTGTTCCGCATGGTCGAGGGCCTGGAGGCCCGCGGGCACAAGTGCGTCGTGTTCCTCTACGACCGGCACGGCCTGGACGTCGCCCAGCGGACCGCCGAGCTGCGGGCGGGCTGGCCCGGGGTGCGCGCCGAGGTACGGGACGCGCGCGCCGGCATCACCGGGATGGACGCCGTCGTCGCGTCGTCGTGGGAGTCCGCGCACGTCATCGTGGCGAACGCGGCCCGGCCCGTGCACCGCCTCTACTTCATCCAGGACTACGAGCCGTACTTCTACCCGCGCGGGTCCGAGTACGAGCTGGCGGCGATGACCTACCGGTTCCCGTTCCGGCGCATCGCGCTCGGCGACATGGTGGCCGGCTGCCTCACCTCCGAGCTGGGGCAGGGCAGCGACGTCGTCCCGTTCGGCTGCGACACCGACACGTACCACCTGCCCGAGGTCGAGAAGCCGCGGTCCGGGGTGGTGCTCTACGCGAAGCCCGACGTCGGCCGCCGGGGCTACCTGCTGGCCCGGCTCGCCCTGGAACGCTTCCACCGCGCGCACCCCGAGCAGGAGATCCACGTCTACGGCTCGCGCCCGGCGGACCTGACGATCCCGGTCACCTACCACGGCCGCCTGACGCCCGCGGAGCTCAACGACCTGTACGGGCGCGTCGTGGCGGGCCTGGCGATGTCGTTCACCAACATCTCGCTCGTGGCCGAGGAGATGCTGGCCGCCGGCGTCGTGCCCGTGGTCAACGACTCGCCGCTGGCGCGCGCCGACCTGCCCAACCCGTACGTCGGGTGGGCCGAGCCGACCGCCGCCGGGATCGCGGCGCAGCTCGCCGCCGCCGTCGAGCGGCCCGACGGCGCCGCGTACGCGGCCAAGGCCGCCGCGAGCGTCCTGGGCCGGTCCTGGGCCCCGGCGCAGGAGTCGGTCGCCCGCATCGTGGAGGACGAGGTCCGTGGCGCCGCGCACGGCTGA
- a CDS encoding glycosyltransferase family 2 protein has product MSAGTLDRAANAWRGWVDRHATGGQGPGARVVRTLGSWVRSPLAAQSFRRRPAAAPQLRPKVSVVVPCYNYGRFLPQTVGSLVTQEGVDVEVIVVDDTSTDDSLAVARALAAEHPAVTVLANEHNLGQVGSFNRGWEQSTGEFVVRLDADDMLPPGALARATAVMEQYPRVGLVYGHPQHFEDGTPPVGALHELSWTVWDGRAWLSERCRTGVSSITSPEVVMRADLLKDVGPLDPHLKFTMDVEMWLRLAAVGDVAYVGGADQALHREHAGSLSVNEGSGALLDLRARVDAYDRLFANVGDRITGARGLHDRARSALARDALRYAAAAADRSEPPAPYLELAAEVWPASASWPSTARIGRRAVRAERTGRAGSGAVVRKVARRARAELMYLRWATSGL; this is encoded by the coding sequence ATGAGCGCCGGGACGCTCGACCGGGCGGCGAACGCCTGGCGCGGGTGGGTGGACCGGCACGCCACGGGCGGGCAGGGTCCGGGCGCCCGTGTGGTCCGGACGCTCGGGTCGTGGGTCCGGTCGCCGCTCGCGGCGCAGTCCTTCCGACGTCGTCCCGCGGCCGCCCCGCAGCTGCGCCCGAAGGTCTCCGTGGTGGTGCCCTGCTACAACTACGGCCGGTTCCTGCCGCAGACGGTGGGCAGCCTGGTGACCCAGGAGGGGGTCGACGTCGAGGTGATCGTCGTCGACGACACGTCCACCGACGACAGCCTCGCCGTCGCGCGGGCCCTGGCGGCCGAGCACCCGGCGGTGACGGTGCTGGCGAACGAGCACAACCTGGGCCAGGTCGGGTCGTTCAACCGCGGCTGGGAGCAGAGCACGGGCGAGTTCGTCGTGCGGCTGGACGCCGACGACATGCTGCCGCCCGGCGCGCTCGCGCGGGCGACGGCGGTCATGGAGCAGTACCCGCGGGTCGGGCTGGTCTACGGCCACCCGCAGCACTTCGAGGACGGCACGCCGCCCGTCGGGGCGCTGCACGAGCTGTCCTGGACCGTCTGGGACGGGCGCGCGTGGCTGTCCGAGCGGTGCCGCACGGGCGTCAGCTCCATCACCTCGCCCGAGGTGGTCATGCGCGCCGACCTGCTCAAGGACGTCGGACCGCTGGACCCGCACCTCAAGTTCACGATGGACGTCGAGATGTGGCTGCGGCTGGCCGCCGTCGGCGACGTCGCCTACGTGGGCGGCGCCGACCAGGCGCTGCACCGCGAGCACGCGGGCAGCCTGAGCGTGAACGAGGGCTCGGGCGCGCTCCTGGACCTGCGCGCCCGCGTGGACGCGTACGACCGGCTGTTCGCCAACGTCGGGGACCGGATCACCGGCGCGCGCGGGCTGCACGACCGCGCCCGGTCGGCGCTGGCCCGGGACGCCCTGCGGTACGCCGCGGCGGCCGCCGACCGGTCGGAGCCGCCCGCGCCCTACCTGGAGCTCGCGGCCGAGGTCTGGCCGGCGTCGGCGTCCTGGCCCTCGACCGCGCGGATCGGCCGCCGGGCGGTCCGCGCCGAGCGGACGGGCCGGGCCGGGTCCGGCGCCGTCGTCCGCAAGGTCGCCCGCCGCGCCCGGGCCGAGCTGATGTACCTGCGCTGGGCGACGTCCGGCCTGTGA
- a CDS encoding polysaccharide deacetylase family protein, whose translation MINLCFHGIGTPPDDVPAEEAAYWVDADTFRRVLDLVAVRPDVRLSFDDGNTSDLTVALPELVERGRAADFFVIAGRLGQPGSLSAGDVRALRRSGMGVGSHGMHHRVWRRLTPDQVHEELVEARERLEEVLDEPVTTAACPLGRYDRTTLAALRRLRYTRVYTSDRALARPDSWRQARFSLRANDTADDVAVWLRHGDRYTVRAADRARTFVKGLR comes from the coding sequence ATGATCAATCTCTGCTTTCACGGCATCGGGACGCCGCCGGACGACGTCCCGGCCGAGGAGGCCGCCTACTGGGTCGACGCCGACACGTTCCGGCGCGTCCTCGACCTGGTGGCCGTCCGGCCGGACGTGCGGCTCAGCTTCGACGACGGCAACACATCCGACCTGACGGTGGCGCTCCCCGAGCTGGTCGAGCGCGGGCGCGCCGCCGACTTCTTCGTGATCGCCGGCCGGCTCGGGCAGCCGGGCTCGCTGTCCGCCGGCGACGTGCGCGCGCTGCGCCGGTCGGGGATGGGCGTCGGGTCGCACGGCATGCACCACCGGGTGTGGCGCCGGCTGACCCCGGACCAGGTGCACGAAGAGCTCGTCGAGGCGCGGGAGCGGCTGGAGGAGGTGCTGGACGAGCCGGTGACCACCGCCGCGTGCCCGCTGGGCCGCTACGACCGGACCACCCTGGCCGCGCTGCGCAGGCTGCGCTACACGCGTGTCTACACCAGCGACCGCGCGCTGGCCCGGCCGGACTCCTGGCGGCAGGCCCGGTTCAGCCTCCGCGCGAACGACACGGCCGACGACGTCGCCGTCTGGCTCCGGCACGGCGACCGCTACACGGTGCGCGCCGCGGACCGGGCCCGGACCTTCGTCAAGGGGCTGCGCTGA